The genomic segment CCCCATGTAGCCAATGAAGTACTTCTGCCTCACATACAGATACATCAGTCCAGCAAAAGCAGCAGGGGCTGAAAGGAAGGACAAAGGGAAAACCTTTTAGACTGTCTCTTACTTCACTCCAGCCATACTGTGTGTAAACCAAAGCAGGATTCAAGTCTTGTTCAGTATAAATGGCTCTCTTCAGACAAAAAGAGCATTTATAAACAAGGAAAGAATATTAATAAAGAATCCAGAGCACTTCAATGAATCTACAATTCCCAGGGTGCATAAATCATAGTGCAGGTTCAATAACATAAAAATGGGAGGTTGTAGTGGTGGAAAGCTCAACACATACTCCTTGTCTCACctaatttgaaaacaaaatgcttCTGCCGAAGGCCTCTTTTCCTCCATGCAAATGTCTATTCCTGACGGAAGTCTGCATATAATGGTAATGAAGGCTCTGTTCAAGCAAACAGCTGGAAAGGACTGGACATTGAAAGGCAAAGGTGCCTGAGGCTGTGGTTTGGGGATGTAGACAGAGGGACCACTCCATCTTTAGCAGCTCTTTGTGTAATTTGAaccatttttaattatgcaaatacaAATTTTCACAAGTGCTATTTCTGAAGTTCAGATTATCTAGACATGCTTctagattttctttaaaatagagGCAGGACCTACATTGGGATATAGTGGTAGATCTGGGATTATGACTTTCAGAATCTACAAGTCAGCATGAGGACTATAGTACAAATAATAGCAATTCCAGGCTCTGATGCagtagatggggaaaaaaattttgATGGCTGCTTTCCAGCTATTTAACAATAACAGAAACACCAGGGCTTTTCCCACCCGAATTATGAGAGTAGGCAAGCAGCAattattttggttgttgttgttgggtttttgtttgtttgttttgttttttgggaaagGATCTCTGAGCTCAGTTCTTTTCTGGTATTTGGAACAAATGTCTGAGGTGCAGAATGTGCTCAGCAGGAAAGGActgctttcctctgttctttAATTCTCTTTGTATCTCTTTTGCACCTGGCTCTGGCTAATGATGGATCTTGGGGTTGTTGTTAAAAAGAACGTGGGCCCGAGAAGCCTGAACCCTGCCCACCATGGGGGACTGAGAATAGTATTTAAGTGGGAAAAACAGTATATTCAGCTGTAAGAAGGAAAGATTCTTACTTTCCTTCTGGAATAGGCAAACTGTTAATCGAAGTAGGGAGCTTTTCAGATGTTGACTACACTTTTATAAATCATGTGGTATAACAATAACTCTGTGTCGTCAAGTTGatttttgatttatggcaacactTGCCAGGGCTTCCCCAGTCCCTTATTCTGAGGGTGCTCTGGGTGTGTGCACCAGTCTACACAGActgactcttctcctgggaagtACTGCAGGGAATTGATGATCTGACATATattccaactcactgagcaaACCAGTCAGCTTCAAAGCATGTGACAGTAAACAGAAATAGATCAAGTTCTCCAACATGGGGTTAAACTATACACTGAAAAGAGCATgtcattagaaaagggaatcCTTAAATGATAAATGCCTTTGACTGTCACAGCAGGGGATTTTAACATCTCTTACAGTCTTTAAATtcacttgctttgtttttttagagGGGTTTGAGAGGGAGACACAAAATAGGTTTTCAAGTCTGATACCTTAAACCTGAAGATCTGCTCTACTTGTgtctgactgaaatcctgttgcttactatagtaagtcacactgaatcaacagggatttggtgagttccaCAGATTCAAATaggcatactctagttgtgacttactacatgtAGAAATAGCAATTTCAGTAGACCATTTCAATCAacggaacttacagaggaattggctcaccaattgattcaaaggggcctacACAAGTGCATTTACTATGCAAAGGAAAAGTCTTACTAGGCTAAGGCATAGTGGGTAGTGGACGTGGTGAATACCTCCTTGAAAGAGGATAGAATCTAAGCATGCTTAAGGGAGGCAATAGTAAGCCCAAAGTTGAAACAGCCCTCCTTAGATCGCACAATACTGAATAACTACTGACCTGTTACACTCCACCTAAAAGCCCAGGTGCACAGCCTTGTGTTCTCCTTAGATAAGCCTCTGAGTCTTGATGCCCTGGTTTCGTCTGTGACCTGGAGTGccttgcacaattaaaactattgTGCCAGCTGCGCTTGTTTCTTGAAAGCTCTGATTTGGCTATGgcaacacatgccttagttacatcttggctggattacttcaatacactctacgtggggctgcctttggaaagtatcaggaaatttcagtgggtccaaaatgcagtagccagattGGTAACTGCAACTGCACACAGGGATCACCCCACCCCATTACAGAAGCTTCACTAGCTACTGATCCATtttcaggcagaattcaaagtcctggttttaACCAATAATGCCCAAAATGGCTTAgatccaagttatctcaaggactgcatctccctttatgagtctgctcaagtgttaagatcatcaggagaggcctttctcttggtcctgctacCTTcacacaggtgtgtttggtggcaacacaggagacggccttctctgttgctgctcccaaattctggaactccctcccacaggaggccattctgcccccatctttactgtccttctgcaagcaggcgaagacctttttcttcaggcaagcttttcctgagtgactggctgcctgagagggatttttaaatggattgttgtaccttatggcaggggtcctcaacccccagtccatggccatggcaggactgggctgcagaaaTAATATCCCGCCCCCCCTCACATACTCCACCACCTGCATGCACAGCCCGCCACTTGCATGAACGGGTGCCCCATGCCTCCATGAGCATGCCCCACCCTCTGCTCATGTGCATGAGCACGCCCCACCCCTCTGCAAACGCGCCCCTCCACTCCGTACATGCGTGAGAGAGTGCCCCTCCCCTCCACAGGGGCACTCCACCCCTCAATGCACGGACCCTGCTCCCCTCAGCCGGTCTGCAGTTCagaaaagattgggaaccactgccttacggcattgaatgtgttttggtgttgcttgtgaGTTTTGGTATTGTAttaattgatccttttagtattatatgctcattgttactaacttgaatagtgtattttaattgttgtaagctgcttgggtcctttttttaaggagaaagtcaggttaaaatatattaaataagtaaatacataagcaggatttcagtcaccgGAAGATGAACGTGATTTCAGCCTCTAATGAGGTGCCGTCTCTAACATATAGTTCGATGCACAGTTGTGAAGGTCTGAAGAGTTAACCTAAATCCAGTGTGTGAAGCAAGTTGTCTCCCTCTGACATCCTCTAGATTTGACAGCATCCAACTACAACCCTTTTAATACTGACCCAGCCAGCCCATTTGTCCTCAATAACAAATAGATAGCACAATGATGAGGGGAAAGAATATGGAGAATGATCTAGCTATATTACCTTGGCTACACAGCAAGCCTGCACACCAGAGCACAGCAAGAAACATTGGGTAGGCATCTCTGCAGTTTTGGCTAGGAGAAGACATTGGGAGAAAGGGGCGACGTCATattgaaatcaagaaaaaaggcATATGTTTTAAAGTGCATTTTCAATAGATAAAGTACATGTAACAAGTGGAGAATTTAATGAAAACATTGGAACAAAATCTTAAAGGGATGTTGGGACATGAACATTagtctccccctccctcccattacAAGTGCTAATCACCTCATCTACAATTTTGCTGTCTAAATATTAATTATCCAAGGAATAATTTGTGCTAAGTCTCACCCAGCTCTCTCTTTTGTCTACCAAACTCTGCCTGATAATCCACAGTCAGTACAGATATTAAGGCTTTTGCCTGGTTAAGAAGGAAATGCTTCTTCAAGTCGTCAGATGCCTTTCCCAAAAGATGTAACATGAAACCATGATTTTAGTGAGGTGGGAAAAAGAGCTATTCACGTTTCTCCAGCACACCCCTGCTCCCTGATTTCTTCCCTTCCACTCCATTACCTctgttttcctctgtttcttttgtaGTCACACTTCCTGACTTCATTGTGTTGGTTCTACTGGTTATGAAACTGGTTTGGGTGCTACTGGGGCAGTTGTAAAAGAACGATGGGTAATAAAACAAGTCACCGGGGTCTACTATATACTCCCCATCCCTTCACGGAAGGAGTTTGAATATTTTTGCTCCATTTTAGATTAACCACAGCTTGTTGTGATATCTAAATGAGGATAAACTATGTTTATTCTTAACTCTGGTTGGCACAAACAGACCAGCTACGTATCATAGAGTTTGGCTGATATACTAGATGATGTGCAGATGGACTCTAAGCCAGAATTTGCCAGTTTTCTCCCTTGGAATCTGTCCCAGGAACCTGTTTTGAGAACCTGGGCCCATCCAGTACTAACAGAGAATTAATTCTCTGAATGCTAACCGTAGAGATTGGAAGTTACTGGTTACAAGTAATGTAGTTATCTGCAACTAGTAATTTTTGATGTAGCAAGTAATGTAAGTGGAAGATAACATTTTATCTGTAACAATTCACACTTATTAacctttaaaagttacttttaaaggataTGCGAATACATTTTTAGAAGCGTTTCGACAGGaatttcaggttttatgccattctcttctcAGTCTTAGTTGGCAAGGGAAGCCTTGAttggttttgtcttttatatttttatgaatatttcCAAGTAGCACTATCAGAGTTTCCCCATATTTTTCTGACTTGTTGAAAATGATAACAAGACATGTTAACAATGCACAACATAGTAAATTACTTGCAGCATCAGAACAATGGAAACAATAAAGGCAATTAGATTGCTGGGGAGTAATGAGTAATGCAACAAGTTCCTTTGAACATGTAATGTTTTGAAGTCAGGCTGGAACCTCATATGCAGTTTGTGCATAAGGACAAGGTGTTATCCTCAGCAAACAATCTTGACAAATCGTAAGGTTAGAAGAAAGATTAGCAACTTCAGAACAAtaattaaataacaaacaggagCATTAAAGAGACACAGAATAGCCCAGTGAGGTCTGAGACGGTCACTGGATATTGGTAGAAGTGACTGGCTGAGTAAAACATTCCATTGCAGCATCTGTTTGGATGAGATATCAGTCCAAAAGGAGATAAACAACTAAATATATGTAGAGTCCCTTTCTATCATTATGGTTGCAGTCTTACTCTGCACACCTTAACTCCTCTTGGTTGTAACATGCAGGAATACTCACTTGGCAGTATAGACACGGTCAAAAGCAGATGGAGCAGCCCGCTGAACTGTTCTGCCTGTTTTCTTGTTTTCGTCTTCAACTTTATGTGCAAAATAAGCTGTCAAATAAAATTTAGAAATTGgcctattttcatttcatttcaacacTGATATCTTACTTTCCCTTTCTGTGAACACCTGTAAGTTGCTAAGGAACACAAGCAgaatatatttatacatattacTCAGTGACTCTACTAAATTCATCTTAATTATCAGCACCATTAAATCATAAATGACAATATTCAATGACATAGTGACTGCTCGTCATCATTACCTTTAACTAATccagaaatatttcatttcaattcactgtataaaacaaaaatgcaaacaattttGTAAACCTGCTGAAATCTTATTAGCTGATCAGCATGGTTAAATAATTAAGCTGTGAATAAAGTCCAGTAAtaaacttgttgtttagtcgtttagtcgtgtccaactcttcgttgGACCAGaacgcgccaggccctcctgtcttccactgcctcccggagttgggtcaaatttattcCTTTCACAGGAATAAATTTACCCACAGAGTAACTgtgagtcggaggtgacttgacagcacataacaacagcagcagtgatTGTTGCTACTGCacaaaagaaggaaatagtaaaccatttctgaataattCTTACCTTCAAAACTCTGTGATGAAGCAATCGAAAATTAAACAAGAGGTGGTGCTGGAAGGGGCATGGCATGTGAGAAGCCACAGCCTTGTGTttgcagggctgttaatgacaggacattttggaggtcactcattcataaagtCACTGTTTAAATCAGAATGAAGTGACTTTATGGTATGTAACAGTGACAAAGTGCCTCCCACATAAGCATGGCCATTCAAATAATTCATGCAGAGAATCTGAATTCAATGCGAGCACACACTTTCTACTTGGAAGTATTTCTCATAGGGCTCTGAAGCATTAACCACATCACCATCTTCTTCACCTAAGTCAAATGGAAAGGCCATCTCATCCTTTTTCCAGCCAGCCCTGAAACTTCAATCCCAAGGGATTGGTTTCCCCTTGAAGTGCGTCCCATTGGACGCACCACATCATTTGAAACACAGAGGTCACTATGCAGAAGCAATTCAATAGGCCAGAATTTGCTGTGAGCTTATATTTGTGCACCTATGTTTTTGATGTTCCAAGGTAGAGTCTTTATcaccatctgattttttttctaggcTTGAGAAAGGACAATACATGGCTGCAAAGCTTTGTTTTTGAGAATCGGTATCAGTTATTTGGAAACATACTTCTCTTCCCCTCATGCTTTAGATTtgttagctgaaatccagtagggtaggcctattaaatcaaaAGAGTTTATGAaagaattgactcatcaaatccccactaattcaatggccatattctagttgtgacttactgttggATTTAAGCTAGTGGTGTGAATTCACCTAACATATAATAGGGGAAACACTtaatcttccagatgttgtccaAATTTCAACTCCCATCAATCCCAACCAACATGGTCAATGGGTAGGGATTATGGGAGATGAAATCCCATTGATCCTGACAGGTGAACATTTCCTCCTTCCCCCACACAAACACGTTATTTAAATGTGCTTGAAAACACTCACGTGAAAAACCTAGTGGTTTTCACGCTGTATTCCTACAAAAGCTGACATTTCTTGGGAATGGACCAAGAGGAGGTCTGTAGTGATGGGCAACAAAGGTGGGCGCTACTAGCCACATTTTCTTGTCATGCATGGCCTTAATATTGACTTGCGGTGACTTGACCCCAAGAGACTGTTGGATGTGTTTCTAGTCCATGGTACATTCTGCTTTGACAGGATATTTGGAAATCATCCCTTTGAGGCTGCCAGCATGCAACCAGCTGGGTGCAGGCAAAGaacagaggaagggagaaaaccaCAAGTTTGCCCCTCTGGGAGGAAATAATGAGAATTATTCTTTTCCATCAGACTTCCTCATCACGTAAACAGCCATGGCCAAGGCCACAACTTTCTGAAAATAAATCCCCACGTAGTCCCAGGTTTTGTACTTCCTCTAATCTACTTATGATAATAACTATGTGCTGCCAGGTTGATTCTAATGCAGTGACCATTTCCAGTGTTTCCTAggtgtagagtactcagaagtggttcgccATTCCCTGTTTTTTGGAACGGGGCACTTTGGggacacaggctggttcttcttctgagaagcacagtggggaattgaattcccaggcCCTACCAATTCACTGAGTGGCCTGCACAGCTCTAAACTGCTTACTCCCATGCAGATGCATTCAGATGGGCCAACACTTTGAAAATTTTCTTTTTGAGACTATACTGTAGTTCACCGAAATCTCATCCAGAATGGCTGCTGTCCATgctggatgggggattctggaagctgtcatctaaaaaggtaatttttcaaaGCTTTTAGCTGGGCTTAATCATATGCCCTACAATGGTAGTCATCACAGGTTCCCTTTCCTGGGACATTCAAATGCTCCAAAGTTgcatgaaatggagctgttattTCTTGTTAGTCATGGGTAAACTCATCTTGGATCAGATTTTGGTGGTTTATGCACAAATGTCTATAAATATGTATAAGTGTAATGctgatagaattttttttaagcaagAAAGGCTAATTTCGAGAGCAGCTTGTCTGACAGCATATCCACATTACACAGGTGTGTCAATCTGATGCCACTTTAACTGTTATAACTCCATACTATGGAATACTGATACTTGTAAATCAGTGCACAGAAATTTCTCTGCTGTACAGCTTTAGTGCATTTTCCTTAAGTCCTTTTTCTTGTTCatctcctaccctgtttccctgaaaataagccctagtatgatttttcaggatgctcgtaatataagctctgcccccaaaataagccccagttaaatgaaaccccgccctccaccattgtgccacATTTTGCAGGAAcccaaagaagatgacatggctgtaaaataaaacatcccctgaaaataagcccttatgcgtttttggagcaaaaattaatataagagcccgtcttattttcggggaaacgcggTAGCAAAAGCTGGACTATTTTGACTCTGACACTGACCAGCGATGTTATGTTTTACCCAAATAGACTCTCAGGTTCCTCAGTCAGTGAGTTCTTCTTGTTATTCTTTCCCTGGTTATTTTACCTTGGATGGCCAACTGTAACCGTGTGTACTTTTTATTTCTAGGTAAGTCACAAAAGAATTCTAGCTCTCTGTATTTCATGTGTTTTATGACTTCTTTGTCTTTACACGTTTGCTTTAGTACTTGCTGGCCTTCTTGATCCAAAAAAATCACCACCCTGTGATAAATCCCGGGAAGAAAATTCTATTCTATGGGATGGAGCCCCAGTCATAACCATCTCCTGCACCTGAGTCGGCTGCAGGACACAGTCTGTCAGATAGGTTTGTGCTATTACTGATGTTAGGTAAGGAGCTAGCCCTGCCTGCTTTGTGTTTCACCAAAAGGTACAGCTGCCTCAGGCCACACTGCAGCGAATGCCTTGTGCTCCTCCAGGGGAGAAACACCACTTGCTTGAAAGGCTAGGTGTTCACAGTGAAACCATCCTCTGCAGTCCACCCAGTTAGAGAAATTCTCCCTACTTTCTGTATGAGAGGGAAACATCTTTGATCCACAACCTCTCACGCACCTAGTGCAgtctatgaaagcttatgccaaataatgtcagaacaaaaaaaaggacaaaatgttgtggcaccttaagacgAATTGATACTCACAGATGaactgtgagcttttgtggattacgtGTACTACCTCAGATATTAGAGTGAGACTATATGACCATAACATTCATACAGGTCCTCATGACCAGGTAGAGAGGAAGATAATAAACAAAGTTACAATGGTTCATTAATAAAGGAATGGGATTATCAAGTTGTGAATATTTCAGTTAGCAATCTATGAGTCTACAAGGTAACAACAGCATTGTAGACAAAGGTGCCAAACTGTGGGAATCAATGTAAGATTTCacagtttatgccaaataaaactatCTTTAAGGTGCCCAAagagtctttgtttttttttccacagcaaaGTAACACAACTTTCCCCCATCAAAACTGTCTCCGCTTATAACTTGTCACATTCAAAGTTTTCCCACTGCAATTCTATCAACGTTCATTTAACCCATGGACTGATGTTGTCAGTCTACATGAAGAGGTGGAACATACAGAACAAGCACTGAACTCAACCCAGACAAATAAGAAAAGAGGGAATgatgaaaaaagagaggaaacaatTATGACATGCTATAGATattgagcagagcttggaagtgtcACTTTTGGgacctacagttcccagaagcccacGGTTTCCACATAATGTGGACATTTTAGCCTGAGAAAAAGCAATGCTGTAGTCCTAAGCTCTGGCATGGCATGCAGAAATCCATGCATGAAAGCATGGTTGATTCATCTTCCCCTCATCCATACAGGAATGATGCAGAAACAACTCCCTCCTTCCCACTTCCAAATGCATTGCACCCCCTTACCATTTTGGATGACACTTAAAAGTGTTACAATGACCAGAAGGACAATGTGTCCCACAATGTCTTGGTCCATGTTGGCAGCAGACGGGTCAGAATACTCTCTCACTGTTCTGTGCTGCAACTCAGTCAGATGAACCACAGATAGAGGAAGTAAAGTCTGCCTTAGCTTGCATAATGGAACCTTGGTGAGGGCTTCCTGGTTTAAGCTGCAGCATGGCCATAGCACATTCAATTCAGATGGGTTAGAAGTGCACTGACTCTGCAAGGCACACCTTTGAGTCTTTTGCAGCAGCAATAGTGGTGGTGTTCTAAATCTAAGAATCTCTGTAAAGCATGCatcgttttgtttagtcgtttagtcgtgtccgactcttcgtgaccccatggaccagagcacgccaggccctcctatcttccactgcctcccggagttgggtcagattcatgttggttgcttcggtgacactgtccaaccatctcatcctctgtcatccccttctcctcttgccttcacactttcccaacattaaggtcttttccagggagtcctctccacctggagtaggaaccggcaattccactccagtatctttgccaagaaaaccccatgatcagaaacaaaaggcta from the Pogona vitticeps strain Pit_001003342236 chromosome 3, PviZW2.1, whole genome shotgun sequence genome contains:
- the ALOX5AP gene encoding arachidonate 5-lipoxygenase-activating protein — protein: MDQDIVGHIVLLVIVTLLSVIQNAYFAHKVEDENKKTGRTVQRAAPSAFDRVYTANQNCRDAYPMFLAVLWCAGLLCSQAPAAFAGLMYLYVRQKYFIGYMGERTQSIPGYMLGKRLMSFMFLMSVAGVLNYYLGIIFGSDFQMYIKTISNTISPLLLLP